Within Triticum dicoccoides isolate Atlit2015 ecotype Zavitan chromosome 1B, WEW_v2.0, whole genome shotgun sequence, the genomic segment CACGGGCCACGCCGGGTACAGGGCGTCCGCCGGCCGCGTCTCGCCCGCGCTCGACCCGCCCTCGCCCCGCGTCGCCGTCTGCGGCTTCTGCGCCTTCTTCCGCGGCGGCAAGGCCAAGAAGAACAACGACGGCAAGGCGGCCAAGTCCAAGGCTCGAACGGCCGCCGGTTCACCAGCAAGACCAAAGGTGAGGCGAGCCAGTGGCTGATCCGTCTCTACGTCCCTGCAGCCCGTACGCAGTACATATGTAAAAACTTCGGTAGTTTCTTCCCTTTTCTCGTGTTGTTATATACTGATCGTCCCATGTGTATGGAGCAAGCGCACGGTTTTAATTTGTAGTAGGATCGATGTATAGAGGGTAGCGTAGAACTGTGTGCCTCCATGGATGATCACTCTTTTTTCGAGACCGGGTCTCATCATCACCTGATTGTACAGTGTTCTCTTCCATTTTGCTATGTGATCGGATATTTGTAGGACAGCAGGATTACTGCCAGTAGAACTTTTGGTACTTAAAACGTGCTGTGTCTATTTTGTTATGTGCTTTTCCATCTTCCAGTGGAGCAGCAACCTACGCAATTCTTTTTGATCAGCAGGCTTCGGTGCTTCACAGATCTATCTAACTGCACTGCTCAAGCTCCCCACAAGCTATGTTCAGAGACAAGTCTGCCCGTTCCTGGAATCTGGAATCATGTGCGTTTTCTTTCTTGCCGCCGTTGGAAAAAAGGCTACCGCGACGGTGCCGAAGGCGCGGGCCTCACACgatggcggtggaggtggttccctcccgctcgGCCTTGATGCTGCTGCTCTGTCGCTCAGATCTT encodes:
- the LOC119349271 gene encoding MAPK kinase substrate protein At1g80180-like, whose amino-acid sequence is MAGLQRSSGTFRRSGSSGMVWDDDSHLSGEIKPVRVERSRSTGHAGYRASAGRVSPALDPPSPRVAVCGFCAFFRGGKAKKNNDGKAAKSKARTAAGSPARPKVRRASG